One part of the Streptomyces nigra genome encodes these proteins:
- a CDS encoding endonuclease/exonuclease/phosphatase family protein has translation MPSKKSARLAALTVAAVCSAASTVALTAPAHADTAAIHDIQGSTRISPYAGRQVTDVAGIVTGVRGYGSSRGFWMQDPNPDADPATSEGVFVFTSSTPKVAVGDSVLVAGTVTEFVPGGASSGNQSVTEITRPTVTVVSSGNAVPAARVVDAKSVPAAYSPAGDSAAGGSINGLTLRPAEYALDFYESLEGENVQVADTRVVGATDPYTELWVTVKPRENASRRGVTVYGSYDAQNTGRLQIQSLGKPADFPAANVGDVLTGTTSGPLDYNQYGGYTLVANEIGTLKSAGLAKETTRRQARTELAVATYNVENLDPSDATFAAHASAIVNNLRSPDIVSLEEIQDDNGATNDGTVSAGQTLAKLADAIVAAGGPRYDWRSIDPVDGADGGEPGGNIRQAFLFNPERVSFTDRAGGDATTPAGVTKVRGKAALTVSPGRIDPANAAFANSRKPLAGEFVFRGKTVFVIANHLNSKGGDQGLTSQYQPPSRSSEVQRHAQAAAVHGFVEDVLKTQKNADVIALGDINDFEFSGTAKILEDDGVLWSAIKSLPRSERYSYVYQGNAQTLDQILVSPSIRRGCDFEYDSVHINAEFNDQISDHDPQVLRFRP, from the coding sequence TTGCCGAGCAAGAAGTCCGCGCGTCTCGCCGCGCTCACCGTCGCCGCCGTCTGTTCCGCGGCGTCCACCGTCGCCCTCACCGCTCCCGCCCACGCGGACACCGCCGCCATCCACGACATCCAGGGCTCCACGCGCATATCCCCGTACGCCGGCCGGCAGGTCACCGATGTGGCCGGAATCGTCACCGGTGTGCGCGGCTACGGCTCCTCCAGAGGCTTCTGGATGCAGGACCCGAATCCCGACGCCGACCCGGCCACCAGTGAGGGCGTGTTCGTCTTCACCAGCTCCACCCCGAAGGTCGCCGTCGGCGACTCGGTCCTGGTGGCGGGCACGGTCACCGAGTTCGTGCCCGGCGGCGCCTCCTCCGGCAACCAGTCGGTCACCGAGATCACCCGCCCCACCGTGACCGTCGTCTCCAGCGGCAACGCGGTCCCGGCCGCCCGGGTCGTCGACGCGAAGTCGGTGCCGGCCGCCTACAGCCCGGCCGGCGACAGCGCCGCGGGCGGTTCCATCAACGGCCTCACCCTGCGGCCCGCCGAGTACGCCCTGGACTTCTACGAGTCCCTGGAGGGCGAGAACGTCCAGGTCGCCGACACCCGCGTGGTCGGCGCCACCGACCCGTACACCGAACTGTGGGTGACGGTGAAGCCGAGGGAGAACGCCTCCCGCCGCGGCGTCACGGTCTACGGCTCCTACGACGCGCAGAACACGGGCCGGCTGCAGATCCAGTCCCTGGGCAAGCCCGCCGACTTCCCCGCCGCGAACGTCGGCGACGTCCTCACGGGCACGACGTCCGGCCCCCTGGACTACAACCAGTACGGCGGCTACACCCTGGTCGCCAACGAGATCGGCACGCTGAAGAGTGCCGGTCTGGCCAAGGAGACCACGCGCCGGCAGGCCCGCACGGAGCTCGCGGTCGCCACGTACAACGTGGAGAACCTCGACCCGTCCGACGCCACGTTCGCCGCGCACGCCTCCGCGATCGTGAACAACCTGCGCTCGCCCGACATCGTGTCGCTGGAGGAGATCCAGGACGACAACGGCGCGACGAACGACGGGACGGTCTCCGCCGGTCAGACGCTGGCGAAGCTGGCGGACGCGATCGTCGCCGCGGGCGGCCCCCGCTACGACTGGCGCTCGATCGACCCGGTGGACGGCGCCGACGGCGGCGAGCCGGGCGGCAACATCCGCCAGGCGTTCCTGTTCAACCCGGAGCGGGTCTCCTTCACCGACCGCGCGGGCGGCGACGCGACCACGCCCGCCGGTGTCACGAAGGTGCGCGGCAAGGCCGCCCTGACGGTCTCCCCCGGCCGGATCGACCCGGCGAACGCGGCCTTCGCGAACAGCCGCAAGCCGCTGGCCGGCGAGTTCGTCTTCCGGGGCAAGACCGTCTTCGTGATCGCCAACCACCTCAACTCCAAGGGCGGCGACCAAGGTCTGACCTCGCAGTACCAGCCGCCGTCCCGGAGCTCCGAGGTCCAGCGCCATGCGCAGGCCGCGGCGGTCCACGGCTTCGTCGAGGACGTCCTGAAGACGCAGAAGAACGCGGACGTGATCGCCCTCGGCGACATCAACGACTTCGAGTTCTCCGGCACCGCCAAGATCCTCGAGGACGACGGCGTGCTCTGGTCGGCGATCAAGTCGCTGCCGAGGAGCGAGCGCTACTCGTACGTCTACCAGGGCAACGCCCAGACGCTGGACCAGATCCTGGTCAGCCCCTCGATCCGGCGCGGCTGCGACTTCGAGTACGACAGCGTGCACATCAACGCCGAGTTCAACGACCAGATCAGCGACCACGACCCGCAGGTACTGCGGTTCCGTCCGTAG
- a CDS encoding ATPase, giving the protein MPKEFEIAREFEVDATPEEVWEAVTAGTGGWLWPMEPPEPRTGGKGPFGSEVTVWDPPHRYTNRVEDVEGISEQTLNQLDYTVEPRDDGRRAWVRYVHSGIFVDDWDNQYDGASRHTDFYLHTLRQYLTVFRGRPVTAFAAFDGPEAAKAPDALVIVGHALGLADDTAGGARVRVTGPGGQVTDAVVDYRDPYFLGLRTDDALLRFFGRNHWGHVVGMSVHDFAPGADAAADEETWKGWLNGVFSQP; this is encoded by the coding sequence ATGCCGAAGGAATTCGAGATCGCCCGCGAGTTCGAGGTCGACGCCACGCCCGAGGAGGTGTGGGAGGCCGTGACCGCCGGCACCGGCGGCTGGCTCTGGCCGATGGAGCCGCCCGAGCCCCGTACGGGCGGCAAGGGGCCGTTCGGCTCCGAGGTGACCGTCTGGGACCCGCCGCACCGCTACACCAACCGCGTCGAGGACGTCGAGGGGATCTCCGAGCAGACCCTCAACCAGCTCGACTACACCGTCGAGCCGCGCGACGACGGCCGCCGCGCCTGGGTGCGCTATGTGCACAGCGGGATCTTCGTCGACGACTGGGACAACCAGTACGACGGCGCGAGCCGCCACACCGACTTCTATCTGCACACCCTGCGCCAGTACCTCACGGTCTTCCGGGGCCGGCCGGTCACCGCCTTCGCCGCGTTCGACGGGCCCGAGGCGGCCAAGGCGCCGGACGCCCTCGTCATCGTGGGCCACGCCCTGGGCCTCGCCGACGACACGGCCGGGGGCGCGCGGGTGCGGGTCACCGGTCCCGGCGGGCAGGTGACCGACGCCGTCGTCGACTACCGCGACCCGTACTTCCTGGGGCTGCGCACGGACGACGCGCTGCTGCGCTTCTTCGGCCGCAACCACTGGGGCCATGTCGTCGGCATGTCCGTGCACGACTTCGCGCCGGGCGCCGACGCCGCCGCGGACGAGGAGACGTGGAAGGGCTGGCTGAACGGCGTGTTCAGCCAGCCCTGA